The Streptomyces sp. NL15-2K genome contains a region encoding:
- the npdG gene encoding NADPH-dependent F420 reductase, translating to MTSTDSDSAQKAPAKDPWDLPDVSGLVVGVLGGTGPQGKGLAYRLAKAGQKVIIGSRAADRAQAAAEELGHGVEGADNAETARRSDIVIVAVPWDGHGKTLQSLREELAGKLVVDCVNPLGFDKKGAYALKPEEGSAAEQAAALLPDSRVTAAFHHLSAVLLQDPEVDEIDTDVMVLGEVRADVEIVQALAGRIPGMRGIFAGRLRNAHQVESLVANLISVNRRYKAHAGVRITDV from the coding sequence ATGACCTCTACCGATAGCGACAGCGCTCAGAAGGCCCCCGCCAAGGACCCCTGGGACCTCCCCGACGTCTCCGGTCTCGTCGTCGGCGTGCTCGGCGGGACCGGCCCGCAGGGCAAGGGCCTCGCCTACCGGCTCGCCAAGGCCGGCCAGAAGGTGATCATCGGCTCGCGGGCCGCCGACCGTGCGCAGGCCGCCGCCGAGGAGCTCGGGCACGGCGTCGAGGGCGCGGACAACGCCGAGACCGCCCGGCGCAGCGACATCGTGATCGTCGCCGTGCCCTGGGACGGCCATGGCAAGACCCTTCAGTCCCTGCGCGAGGAACTGGCCGGCAAGCTCGTCGTCGACTGCGTCAACCCGCTCGGCTTCGACAAGAAGGGCGCCTACGCGCTGAAGCCGGAGGAGGGCAGCGCCGCCGAGCAGGCCGCCGCCCTGCTGCCCGACTCCCGGGTCACCGCCGCCTTCCACCACCTGTCGGCGGTCCTGCTCCAGGACCCCGAGGTCGACGAGATCGACACCGATGTGATGGTCCTCGGCGAGGTGCGGGCGGACGTGGAGATCGTCCAGGCCCTGGCCGGCCGCATCCCCGGCATGCGCGGGATCTTCGCGGGGCGCCTGCGCAACGCACACCAGGTGGAGTCGCTGGTCGCCAACCTGATCTCCGTGAACCGCCGCTACAAGGCGCACGCGGGGGTCCGTATCACCGACGTGTGA
- a CDS encoding site-2 protease family protein, with product MTTATTRHSDRRISPVFIGIVAVTAVTGWATWTGFAEQPGFSVFLFVTAAWIVSLCLHEYAHARTALHSGDISVGSKGYLTLNPLKYTHALLSIVLPVLFVIMGGIGLPGGAVFIERGRIQGRWRHSLISAAGPLTNVLFAVVCTAPFWLDALDGVPRDFRFALAFLALLQVTAALLNFLPVPGLDGYGVIEPWLSYSIKRQVEPFAPFGLLFVFALLWVPSINSAFFEVIDSILAGLGIHEFETYCGQELYRFWQGTNEFCQVSP from the coding sequence ATGACCACCGCCACCACCCGCCACAGCGACCGGCGGATCAGCCCCGTCTTCATCGGGATCGTCGCCGTCACGGCGGTGACGGGCTGGGCCACCTGGACGGGGTTCGCCGAACAGCCCGGATTCTCCGTGTTCCTGTTCGTGACGGCCGCGTGGATCGTCTCCCTGTGCCTGCACGAGTACGCGCACGCGCGCACCGCCCTGCACAGCGGCGACATCTCGGTCGGGTCGAAGGGCTATCTCACCCTCAACCCGTTGAAGTACACGCACGCCCTGCTGAGCATCGTGCTCCCCGTGCTGTTCGTCATCATGGGCGGGATCGGTCTTCCCGGTGGCGCCGTCTTCATCGAGCGCGGCCGGATCCAGGGCCGGTGGCGGCACAGTCTGATCTCGGCGGCGGGGCCGCTGACGAACGTCCTGTTCGCGGTCGTCTGCACGGCGCCGTTCTGGCTGGACGCGCTGGACGGCGTGCCGCGGGACTTCCGGTTCGCCCTCGCCTTCCTCGCCCTGCTCCAGGTCACGGCCGCGCTGCTGAACTTCCTGCCGGTGCCGGGCCTGGACGGCTACGGAGTCATCGAGCCCTGGCTGTCGTACAGCATCAAGCGCCAGGTGGAGCCGTTCGCGCCCTTCGGCCTGCTGTTCGTGTTCGCGCTGCTGTGGGTGCCGTCGATCAACAGCGCGTTCTTCGAGGTGATCGACTCGATACTGGCCGGCCTGGGGATCCATGAGTTCGAGACGTACTGCGGTCAGGAGCTGTACCGCTTCTGGCAGGGGACGAACGAGTTCTGCCAGGTCAGCCCGTGA
- a CDS encoding BTAD domain-containing putative transcriptional regulator: MDLVRYRILGTTQALRPDGTPVPVGGARLRALLTVLALRAGRTVPAGLLVDEVWDGDPPADATGALQALVGRLRRALGADAVASVDGGYRLAAAPDDVDLHRFERLVGEGLRALADGDPAKAAVVLDDALALWRGPALADLPDRTAEAARLRTRHLDVLRARHTAALALGHAEQSLPELTALCDTHPLDEPLQALRLRALRDAGRTAEALAAYEDVRQLLADRLGSDPGPELRGLHDELLNAGETPAPRPRQASDSPPPSNLRARLTSFVGREADIEAIRGDLAAARLVTLIGPGGAGKTRLSQEAAEAVRYAARDGLWLAELAPVDDPDAVPEAVLTAVGARETVLYGAGAEAMRAGADRHDDPVERLAEHCGSRRMLLILDNCEHVVDAAARLVEELLERCPGLTVLATSREPLGVPGELLRPVEPLPEPVALRLLTDRGAAARPGFRVEDDPDACAEICRRLDGLPLGIELAAARLRMLTPRQIADRLDDRFRLLTSGSRTVLPRQQTLRAVVDWSWELLDVDERDVLRRLSVFAGGSDLAAAEAVCGPAAFDALGSLVDKSLVVAAPSGDGEMRYRLLETVAEYAGERLDEAGQRADAERAHLTYYRELARTTEPLLRGSSQLAAIGRLEREAENIRAALQRAVAARDEQEVLCLVLSMAWYWQMRDLRLIARTWSREAQTLGPDPFVPPVRRAAPLWERCTDTPPPWTGEVLEEARRGVHLVHLACMDTELNAWQTPPAQQKLRAIAETYEPGMPQTCRMPGSLWFFAVMLTGDMDRVRRIVEATVDTSRGASGFEWELAAGLQMRANLLANRSDWAGDAARDADESLEIYRRLEDLWGTAEALSARAEAHERKGEYGLAAADYEAAMGYAERLGARAQVAVLAARLGNALLDGGESERGERLLREVIDRKDGSGQEAMPAARLYLAGRLGMTDRIPEAREQLRLLREEFKIAYFVVFDAFILCGEAWLDAAEGRHEDCLNRIRRALEQADDPLAMAIAPHMRASYLTIAAIALAGIDGGSRARDAARCLGAADRMLPRGHAAMGMERDARDRAVASVRAALDDDVYEAAYAEGGGLSIEEAAALV; this comes from the coding sequence ATGGACCTCGTGCGCTACCGCATCCTCGGCACCACCCAGGCACTCCGCCCCGACGGCACGCCCGTTCCGGTCGGCGGGGCGCGGCTGCGCGCGCTGCTGACCGTGCTCGCGCTGCGAGCCGGCCGGACCGTGCCCGCAGGGCTCCTGGTGGACGAGGTGTGGGACGGCGACCCGCCCGCCGACGCCACGGGCGCGCTCCAGGCACTCGTCGGACGGCTGCGCCGGGCGCTCGGCGCGGACGCGGTCGCCTCGGTGGACGGCGGCTACCGCCTCGCCGCCGCGCCCGACGACGTCGACCTGCACCGTTTCGAGCGGCTGGTCGGCGAGGGCCTGCGCGCGCTGGCCGACGGCGACCCCGCCAAGGCGGCCGTCGTCCTCGACGACGCCCTCGCCCTGTGGCGCGGCCCGGCCCTCGCCGACCTGCCCGACCGCACCGCCGAGGCGGCCCGCCTGCGGACCCGGCACCTCGACGTGCTGCGCGCCCGCCACACCGCCGCGCTCGCCCTCGGCCACGCCGAACAGTCCCTGCCCGAGCTGACCGCCCTGTGCGACACCCACCCGCTGGACGAGCCCCTCCAGGCCCTGCGCCTGCGCGCCCTGCGCGACGCGGGCCGCACGGCGGAAGCGCTGGCCGCCTACGAGGACGTACGACAGCTCCTGGCGGACCGGCTGGGTTCTGATCCGGGCCCGGAACTGCGTGGTCTGCACGATGAGTTGCTGAACGCCGGTGAGACACCTGCCCCCAGGCCGCGGCAGGCCTCCGACTCCCCACCCCCCAGCAACCTCCGCGCCCGCCTCACCTCCTTCGTCGGTCGCGAAGCCGATATCGAGGCCATCCGGGGGGACCTCGCCGCCGCCCGGCTCGTCACGTTGATCGGTCCCGGCGGGGCCGGGAAGACGCGGCTGTCCCAGGAGGCCGCGGAGGCCGTGCGGTACGCGGCTCGGGACGGACTGTGGCTGGCCGAGCTCGCTCCCGTCGACGACCCGGACGCCGTACCGGAGGCGGTGCTCACCGCCGTCGGCGCCCGGGAGACCGTGCTGTACGGCGCCGGTGCCGAGGCGATGCGGGCCGGGGCCGACCGGCACGACGACCCCGTCGAGCGGCTCGCCGAGCACTGCGGCAGCCGCCGTATGCTGCTGATCCTCGACAACTGCGAGCACGTCGTCGACGCCGCCGCCCGGCTCGTCGAGGAGCTCCTGGAGCGCTGCCCCGGCCTGACGGTGCTGGCCACCAGCCGTGAACCCCTCGGCGTGCCGGGGGAGTTGCTGCGGCCCGTGGAGCCGCTGCCCGAACCCGTCGCGCTGCGGCTGCTCACCGACCGGGGTGCGGCGGCCCGGCCCGGCTTCCGGGTGGAGGACGATCCGGACGCGTGTGCCGAGATCTGCCGGCGCCTCGACGGACTGCCCCTCGGCATCGAGCTCGCCGCCGCCCGTCTGCGCATGCTGACCCCACGCCAGATCGCCGACCGGCTCGACGACCGCTTCCGCCTGCTGACCTCCGGCAGCCGTACCGTCCTGCCCCGCCAGCAGACGCTCAGGGCCGTCGTCGACTGGTCCTGGGAGCTGCTGGACGTGGACGAACGGGACGTGCTGCGGCGGCTGTCCGTGTTCGCCGGCGGCAGCGACCTCGCCGCCGCCGAGGCCGTGTGCGGTCCGGCCGCCTTCGACGCGCTCGGCTCGCTCGTCGACAAGTCCCTGGTGGTCGCGGCCCCTTCGGGGGACGGCGAGATGCGCTACCGGCTCCTGGAGACCGTCGCCGAGTACGCGGGCGAACGGCTCGACGAGGCCGGGCAGCGCGCGGACGCCGAGCGCGCGCATCTGACGTACTACCGCGAACTCGCCCGCACCACTGAACCGTTGCTGCGCGGCTCGAGCCAGCTCGCCGCCATCGGGCGGCTCGAGCGCGAGGCCGAGAACATCCGCGCGGCGCTGCAACGCGCCGTCGCCGCGCGCGACGAGCAGGAGGTGCTGTGCCTGGTGCTGTCCATGGCCTGGTACTGGCAGATGCGCGACCTGCGCCTGATAGCCCGCACCTGGTCCCGCGAGGCGCAGACCCTCGGCCCCGACCCCTTCGTCCCGCCCGTGCGCCGCGCCGCGCCGCTGTGGGAGCGCTGCACGGACACCCCGCCCCCGTGGACCGGCGAGGTCCTCGAAGAGGCCCGGCGCGGTGTCCACCTCGTCCATCTCGCCTGCATGGACACCGAGTTGAATGCCTGGCAGACCCCACCGGCGCAGCAGAAGCTGCGCGCCATCGCGGAGACCTACGAGCCGGGGATGCCGCAGACCTGCCGTATGCCCGGCTCCCTGTGGTTCTTCGCCGTCATGCTCACCGGCGACATGGACCGGGTACGCCGGATCGTCGAGGCCACCGTCGACACCTCCCGCGGCGCGTCCGGCTTCGAGTGGGAGCTCGCCGCCGGTCTCCAGATGCGCGCCAACCTGCTCGCCAACCGCTCCGACTGGGCGGGCGACGCGGCCCGCGACGCCGACGAGTCGCTGGAGATCTACCGCCGCCTCGAGGACCTCTGGGGCACCGCCGAGGCGCTCTCCGCCCGCGCGGAGGCCCATGAACGCAAGGGCGAGTACGGGCTCGCCGCCGCCGACTACGAGGCGGCGATGGGATACGCCGAACGCCTCGGCGCCCGCGCCCAGGTGGCGGTGCTCGCCGCCCGCCTGGGCAACGCGCTGCTGGACGGCGGCGAGTCGGAGCGGGGGGAGCGGCTGCTGCGCGAGGTGATCGACCGCAAGGACGGCTCGGGCCAGGAGGCGATGCCCGCCGCCCGGCTCTACCTCGCCGGCCGGCTCGGCATGACCGACCGGATTCCCGAGGCACGCGAGCAACTCCGGCTGCTGCGCGAGGAGTTCAAGATCGCCTACTTCGTCGTCTTCGACGCCTTCATCCTCTGCGGGGAGGCCTGGCTGGACGCCGCCGAAGGCCGCCACGAGGACTGCCTGAACCGGATCCGGCGGGCGCTGGAACAGGCCGACGACCCACTGGCCATGGCCATCGCCCCGCACATGCGCGCCTCGTACCTGACCATCGCGGCGATCGCCCTCGCCGGCATCGACGGCGGCAGCCGCGCCCGCGACGCCGCCCGGTGCCTCGGCGCCGCCGACAGGATGCTGCCGCGCGGCCATGCCGCGATGGGCATGGAGCGCGACGCACGCGACC